The sequence below is a genomic window from Escherichia marmotae.
GCGCTATTTTCAGCGCCTGAGCGAGAAACTGCAATGCTTTTAGCGCCAGGATGGATAACGTTGGAAGTAAGATTCCAGTTTTGCCTGCCGCTCAACTCGCATTAGAACAGGTCGTTTAGCATAACCCCCACACCGACGCGGGTCTGGTTAAAGTTATAGTCGATAAGTGATTCGCCGTAACCGCTGTAGACCTGAGTATAAAGACGCACATGTTTGGTGATTGGGTAACTTAAGCCTAACTCTGCGCCGCCGTAACCGGTGTTCCAGTTATACTGCCCTTTCGCGCTCAATACCGCATCACCGAGGTGATAGCCGATTTTAAGCTGGTAGTAACCCATATATTTGGTGATATCCGGGTTATCGTCCGTATTACCCACCACATACCACGGCTTCACTTCTACCAGCCAGTTACCGTTTTCTGCCATCAGGCGGGTATAAAGGCGGTTCCAGCTACGGGACGTCGGGTCAGAACGCCCGTTCGAGTCATGGTTGTAGCCCATCTCCACATCGCGCAGTGTCCAGCCTGCAAAACGGTAATCGGTAGCAAAACCGAGGAACAATTGCGGTTCATAGTTGGTTTCACGAAACGGCGATGACTCTTCGCTATTAGAAAGCTGCCACCAGGATTTCTGGGTGTAGGAAGCGCCCAGTACAGAGTTTGGCCCCAAAATCCCCCGCCACAGCGGAAACGCCAGACTCAACTGGAATTTCACTTCATCCTTACGCGCGTTTTCTGCCCAGTCGTAGCTGGCAATCGCTTCTTTATTCAGATCGCTGGTCTGGGTATAGATGATGTAGTTGGTGTCATAAGGATAAAGGGTGAAAGGATTATCATGCTCCTGCAACATATTGGCGATAATGCTGCCACGTACTGCAGGCGCATCATGCACATCTTTCACCGTTGCCTCTTGCGCATTTGCCACTATCGGCAGCATACACACCGGCAACAAGCAGCCCAGTAGAGTCCGCATCGATCGTGTTCTCCGTAACGAATTATTGATTAGATGAATATTTTTTCTGCGGGCTATTTTACATACTTAACTCAATTGCCGTTAGTTATCCCTTCCTAAAGTAGAAACCAACAACAAAGAAGCATAAAATCAACATTTCATTAACCACTGAAGTGTAAGGATGATATGTCTGCCGTACTGACTGCCGAAAAAGCCCTGAAATTAGTGGGTG
It includes:
- the pldA gene encoding phospholipase A encodes the protein MRTLLGCLLPVCMLPIVANAQEATVKDVHDAPAVRGSIIANMLQEHDNPFTLYPYDTNYIIYTQTSDLNKEAIASYDWAENARKDEVKFQLSLAFPLWRGILGPNSVLGASYTQKSWWQLSNSEESSPFRETNYEPQLFLGFATDYRFAGWTLRDVEMGYNHDSNGRSDPTSRSWNRLYTRLMAENGNWLVEVKPWYVVGNTDDNPDITKYMGYYQLKIGYHLGDAVLSAKGQYNWNTGYGGAELGLSYPITKHVRLYTQVYSGYGESLIDYNFNQTRVGVGVMLNDLF